One stretch of Bacillota bacterium DNA includes these proteins:
- a CDS encoding zf-HC2 domain-containing protein: protein MMDCSRIKDLISIYIDGELDEGQKARFEAHVDQCPLCKEELDDILEVLRMLRSMPEVDLPDNFREELHEKLVQVKEREFTAGKLFNIRNRYIRALSTIAAGALIVFVLKGIFFDGFFSGTKQDRLTKSESMSQSATVNDIGEKTGARILADEEKNKSAVEDKKEEEVRMFGFSENEENDKSAEAPEIMISRATPEVSNEIVSENILFSERGRIKVFVIVRDNVIDEGIIKSIATDSGATFKTYDTYDFSSKAMTEADVEDKNATAEVDVKEKSGAKDISDTKDEIDAKDENIVEFTIPGNRYQYFLNNLEHDVEYLKANIDYASPIMRQDIEIKLNELNVKLEGINRQIAEIESNQECSNPAELEKLKSQREDIEKEIGELLENSEYIADVVINVSK from the coding sequence ATGATGGATTGCAGTAGAATAAAAGATTTAATATCCATTTATATTGATGGTGAACTGGATGAAGGACAAAAAGCCAGATTTGAGGCTCATGTAGACCAATGTCCTTTATGTAAAGAAGAACTTGATGATATACTCGAAGTATTGAGAATGTTGCGCAGTATGCCGGAGGTGGATTTACCTGATAATTTTAGAGAGGAACTTCATGAAAAACTGGTACAGGTTAAAGAGAGGGAATTTACAGCCGGAAAACTGTTTAATATAAGGAACCGCTATATTAGAGCCTTATCAACAATTGCAGCAGGTGCTTTAATTGTTTTTGTGTTGAAAGGGATATTTTTTGACGGCTTTTTTTCCGGGACAAAACAAGATAGATTAACCAAAAGTGAAAGTATGAGCCAGTCGGCTACTGTGAATGATATAGGAGAAAAGACTGGAGCGCGTATTTTGGCTGATGAAGAAAAAAACAAAAGTGCTGTTGAAGATAAGAAAGAAGAAGAAGTTAGAATGTTCGGATTTTCAGAAAACGAAGAAAACGACAAATCGGCTGAAGCACCGGAAATAATGATATCTCGAGCTACACCTGAAGTATCGAATGAAATCGTAAGTGAGAATATATTGTTTAGTGAAAGGGGAAGAATAAAAGTTTTTGTTATTGTTAGGGATAATGTTATAGATGAAGGCATAATAAAGTCTATAGCAACTGATAGCGGGGCAACCTTTAAAACTTATGATACTTATGATTTTTCGTCCAAGGCAATGACCGAGGCAGATGTAGAAGATAAAAATGCAACAGCTGAGGTAGATGTAAAAGAGAAAAGTGGTGCAAAAGATATAAGTGATACAAAAGATGAAATTGATGCGAAAGATGAAAATATTGTAGAGTTTACCATCCCAGGTAACCGATACCAATATTTCCTCAATAACCTTGAACACGATGTGGAATATCTTAAGGCAAATATTGATTATGCTTCTCCCATAATGAGGCAGGATATAGAAATAAAGCTGAATGAGTTAAATGTAAAACTGGAAGGTATTAACAGGCAAATTGCAGAAATTGAGAGTAATCAGGAATGCTCCAACCCTGCTGAACTGGAAAAACTCAAATCCCAAAGAGAAGATATCGAGAAAGAAATTGGGGAGTTGCTTGAAAATTCTGAATATATTGCTGATGTGGTAATTAATGTAAGTAAATAA
- a CDS encoding sigma-70 family RNA polymerase sigma factor yields the protein MEIIEKDLIRKSQKGDIEAFEQLIESYQKKVFNIALGMMGNYDDANDISQEVFIKVFKSIRNFRQQSSFSTWLYRITTNACLDELRKRKNSKNIISIDQVIHLENGEVVRQIEDDGPTPESTAERNELKEAVRDAIFQLSNEHKEVIILRDIQGFSYDDIAKIISCPQGTVKSRINRARNMLKEILKSKMELWDKDYVK from the coding sequence ATGGAAATAATAGAAAAGGACCTGATAAGAAAATCACAAAAAGGGGATATTGAAGCTTTTGAACAGCTGATTGAAAGTTATCAAAAAAAAGTTTTTAATATAGCTTTAGGGATGATGGGCAATTATGATGATGCCAATGACATATCCCAGGAAGTATTTATTAAGGTTTTTAAGTCTATTAGGAATTTCAGGCAGCAGTCGTCCTTTTCTACATGGCTTTATAGAATAACTACAAATGCTTGCCTTGATGAACTTAGAAAACGGAAGAACAGCAAAAATATTATTTCTATAGATCAGGTTATACACCTTGAAAACGGTGAGGTTGTACGGCAAATTGAAGATGATGGGCCGACACCCGAATCGACGGCTGAAAGGAATGAGCTCAAAGAGGCAGTAAGGGATGCAATTTTTCAATTGTCCAATGAACATAAAGAAGTAATTATTTTAAGGGATATTCAGGGTTTTAGCTATGATGATATAGCGAAAATTATCAGTTGCCCCCAGGGGACGGTTAAATCCAGAATAAACAGAGCCAGGAACATGCTTAAGGAAATTTTAAAAAGTAAAATGGAACTCTGGGATAAAGATTACGTCAAATAA
- a CDS encoding mechanosensitive ion channel family protein — MDILNDIQTLISYFIVKDNLLRIIGAIIVLVMFITFRYIFMRIVLNLISRLLNRINKKFSNTVTGLIDKPMKFIIVVIGVSIAVKILKLPEGVSNFTDRVLSSLIAFSILWALYRIVDAVTAFIKNTLGSSENKIDQMLFPFIRNGLKTIVVVIGSITILQQWTDNIAGLLTGLGIGGLAFALAAKDTVANMFGSLTIMLDRPFKVGDWIMTPKVEGTVEDIGFRSTKIRTFEQSVVTIPNSVISDDTITNWSRMGKRRVKFILGITYDTNIEKMEECLKRLRAMLKSHADVHPDVIYVNFYNFGDSALEILIYYFTKATDYQSYLNVKEDVNLKIMGILDELGLSVAFPSRSIYIESNKDGLGKDLQ; from the coding sequence ATGGACATTTTAAATGATATACAGACTTTAATTTCATATTTTATAGTAAAGGATAACCTTCTAAGGATTATTGGAGCAATAATTGTCCTTGTTATGTTCATAACATTCCGTTATATATTTATGAGGATCGTATTAAATTTAATAAGCCGATTATTAAACAGGATTAACAAAAAATTCAGTAATACTGTTACAGGGTTAATTGACAAACCTATGAAATTTATAATTGTTGTAATAGGTGTGAGCATAGCAGTGAAAATATTAAAACTTCCTGAGGGTGTAAGTAATTTTACCGACAGGGTTTTAAGCTCGTTAATCGCTTTTTCGATATTGTGGGCATTGTATAGAATAGTTGATGCTGTTACAGCTTTTATTAAAAATACCCTGGGCAGCTCTGAAAACAAAATTGACCAAATGCTTTTCCCTTTTATAAGGAACGGTTTGAAAACTATAGTTGTTGTTATAGGGTCCATTACAATACTCCAACAGTGGACAGATAATATCGCAGGGCTTCTTACCGGACTTGGTATCGGTGGCCTGGCTTTCGCACTGGCAGCAAAAGATACTGTAGCAAACATGTTTGGAAGCCTTACTATTATGCTTGACAGGCCTTTTAAAGTGGGTGACTGGATAATGACGCCGAAAGTCGAAGGGACAGTTGAGGATATTGGTTTCAGGAGTACAAAGATACGTACTTTCGAGCAGTCAGTTGTTACTATTCCAAATTCAGTCATAAGTGATGATACCATAACCAACTGGTCCAGAATGGGAAAGAGGAGGGTAAAGTTTATTCTGGGCATAACCTATGATACTAACATTGAAAAGATGGAGGAGTGTTTAAAAAGGCTAAGAGCTATGCTAAAAAGCCATGCTGATGTACATCCTGATGTAATTTACGTAAATTTTTATAATTTCGGTGATAGTGCGTTGGAGATTTTAATATATTATTTTACTAAAGCCACAGATTACCAGAGCTATCTTAATGTGAAAGAGGATGTTAACCTTAAGATAATGGGAATTCTTGATGAACTTGGCCTCTCGGTAGCATTTCCTTCAAGGAGCATATATATTGAGAGTAACAAAGATGGATTAGGAAAAGATTTACAATAA
- a CDS encoding Hsp20/alpha crystallin family protein, translated as MSLVEWNPFREMDNFTREMGNFLDRSPFRLFGMPGAPKVDVYQTDTEVIMKAEIPGINKEDLNVFVDENSIRLSGQIKRANDFKDENIYRSERYYGNFSRTIPLPVEIKSDQTTAEYKDGILTITAPKLEPSKPKGKRIDIQ; from the coding sequence TTGAGTCTTGTTGAATGGAATCCGTTCCGTGAAATGGATAATTTTACTAGAGAAATGGGGAATTTTCTTGACCGTTCTCCTTTCAGGTTGTTTGGTATGCCCGGTGCACCTAAGGTGGATGTATACCAGACAGATACGGAAGTTATTATGAAAGCTGAGATACCCGGTATAAATAAGGAAGACCTTAATGTATTTGTTGATGAAAACTCCATAAGACTCTCCGGGCAAATCAAAAGGGCAAATGATTTTAAAGATGAAAACATATACCGCAGTGAAAGGTATTATGGAAACTTTTCCAGGACAATACCTCTACCGGTAGAAATAAAATCGGATCAAACTACTGCAGAATATAAAGATGGTATTCTTACAATAACTGCACCAAAACTAGAACCTTCAAAGCCCAAAGGAAAAAGAATTGACATTCAATAA
- a CDS encoding homocysteine S-methyltransferase family protein: MRNFLDEIKNRILIYDGSKGYMLQKFGLKGGECPELWNVTHSDVVKKIYSLYKEAGSDVIQTNTFSGNRVQLQKHHLDDRTYELNYQGARLAREVMGEDGFVAGSAGPTGRLFEPSGDLDFETAYQIYKEQVKALVDGGVDIINFETFTDIAEMRAALLAAKETADIPVICSVSFEQNGRSLMGTDPQTAVIILKSLGADMVGTNCSFGPELMVDIVKKMHLAGGGYLSVKPNAGLPEIIDGVPVYRETAKKFAELAAQFVQYGARLIGGCCGTTPEFVSAIKENIDNKWGHEDIEYSDKYPVFTSNCTVITSGVSSFNICNLHDKNKQIGKLSSIEDEKFFKQLKDGNMEVVTDMALELASEGYDVIYINIDNENSELLAQVVNKAQGYLKQPVIIETGNPDALEQALRVYKGRAGVIFSKNASSKDKKLMDGLKNVTKRYGALIIESNLIQI; encoded by the coding sequence CTTGATGAAATAAAAAACAGAATACTTATATATGATGGATCAAAGGGGTATATGTTGCAAAAGTTCGGGTTAAAAGGAGGTGAATGTCCTGAATTATGGAACGTTACTCATAGTGATGTGGTAAAGAAAATATACAGCTTATACAAGGAGGCAGGTTCCGATGTTATCCAGACCAATACTTTTTCCGGTAACCGCGTGCAACTTCAAAAGCATCATCTTGATGACAGGACCTATGAATTGAATTACCAAGGTGCCAGACTGGCAAGAGAAGTGATGGGTGAAGATGGATTTGTTGCCGGATCTGCAGGTCCTACAGGGAGACTTTTTGAACCTTCAGGGGATCTTGATTTTGAAACTGCCTACCAAATATACAAAGAGCAGGTAAAGGCTTTAGTTGATGGAGGCGTAGATATAATTAATTTTGAAACCTTTACCGATATAGCTGAAATGAGGGCGGCATTGCTTGCAGCGAAAGAAACTGCAGACATTCCGGTAATCTGCTCCGTTTCATTTGAGCAGAACGGCAGGAGTTTGATGGGTACAGACCCGCAAACGGCTGTTATAATATTAAAGTCTCTAGGTGCCGATATGGTGGGGACAAATTGCTCCTTCGGACCTGAGCTTATGGTTGATATTGTAAAGAAGATGCATCTTGCAGGGGGCGGATATTTGAGTGTGAAACCCAATGCGGGATTACCTGAAATTATAGATGGTGTGCCTGTTTACAGGGAAACTGCAAAAAAATTTGCTGAACTGGCTGCACAATTTGTACAATATGGAGCAAGGCTTATAGGGGGGTGCTGTGGCACTACTCCCGAGTTTGTCAGTGCTATAAAGGAAAATATTGATAATAAATGGGGACATGAGGATATTGAATATTCTGATAAGTATCCAGTGTTTACATCTAATTGCACAGTAATTACATCCGGAGTGAGTTCATTTAATATATGTAATTTACATGATAAAAATAAACAGATTGGAAAGTTAAGTTCCATAGAGGATGAGAAATTTTTTAAGCAATTAAAGGATGGAAACATGGAAGTAGTGACCGATATGGCGTTAGAGTTGGCATCAGAAGGGTATGATGTGATATATATAAATATTGATAATGAGAACAGTGAGCTTTTAGCCCAAGTGGTGAATAAAGCCCAGGGATATTTAAAGCAGCCTGTTATTATAGAAACGGGTAACCCGGATGCGCTAGAACAAGCTTTGAGGGTATATAAGGGCAGGGCAGGTGTAATTTTTAGCAAAAATGCAAGCAGTAAAGATAAAAAGTTGATGGATGGACTTAAAAATGTGACAAAGAGGTATGGAGCTTTAATTATAGAATCAAATTTGATACAAATTTGA